Below is a window of Quercus robur chromosome 6, dhQueRobu3.1, whole genome shotgun sequence DNA.
AAAACAGATCTGATAAAACAGATAAAGCGGTACTGTAGATCCACATGATTCCAgaaacccaagaaaaaaaaaaaaaaaacgcttaGAAGAATTTAAGTTGTGCAGAACACTGGGCCTTAGGGCTTAATTACTGAGCTGTCGCCTTCTGTCGTTCCATGGACATCTTACATTGTTTTTCCAGTTGCGAAAATGCATTATGAGAGGAACCACCCTTAGACAAAGCTTTCTCTGCGCTGTGTTTTAGCTCCTTGACCCTACCTCTGATTCCATTTTTCCCATCATTATCTTCTATAATCATTCTCGCCATCTTCTCTATCTCTTCCCTTCGCACCACTTTCTTTGACGGCAACACCCTCGAGCGAATTGCCACACCAATCTCCTCTGTGAGCAGTGTAGCGTTCATCTTCTGCTCTGCATAAAGAGGCCATGCGATCATTGGCACTCCATTGGTGATGCTCTCTAGAGTGGAGCCCCAACCACAGTGTGATAAGAATCCCCCAATGGAGGGATGGTTCAGCACATCAACTTGCGGAGCCCAAAAAGGGACCATAAGTCCCAAACTTTGAGTTCGTCTCAAGAATCCATCGGGCAAGTAGCTTAATGGGTCATCACCTCCTTTCCCTGCAGTGAAAAAAGCAGCGTCTGCAGCTTCAATGGTAGGTGGGCGTACCACCCAAACAAATCTCTGCTGACTTAGCTCCAAACCCCAAGCCACCTCGGTCATTTGCTCGTACGAAAGTAATCCACCACTTCCAAATGAAACGTAAATCACCGACTCACTTGGCTGCTTGTCTAACCAATCAAACAAATCACTCTTTAAACCTGAAACTGCTCTTGTTATAGGACCAACAGGATAAACTGGCACCTTAACAATCCCACCTAAGAATTTCTCATCTCTGAGTGCAGTGAGTGTTGTGGACTGCAAATCCTCCCAAGTGTTAATCAAAATCCCATCACTCATTAGGGTCTCAGATCCTATGCGTAGGTACTCAAAATATTGCTGGTTAGTCCTTTCCAACATGGGGTCAACCACTTCTTCAGGCCGAATCGGCTTGCAACCCGGGATTTTCAGTGGCTCTTTTTGGTGAACATACTCTCCTTCCACTACCTTATCTAGGAATGGAACATATATAGTCAAAGCAACGAACCATGCATTTGAGGGAAAGTAAACGTACTTTAACATATCAAACTCGTCAGCTATGGGCAAAGACTCAGTTCCGAAGAAGTCCACGATGAGCACAGTTGGTTTAAGCTTCATGGAAGAGATTGAGGACCTGAGGTTTGGCCGAACCTCACGCATCATTACAGCGATCTGTGTAACAACCGCAGCGTTTGGATCAACTAGGCCGGAGATGTCAACCGGTGGGAGATCGATGATGTTGCAGAGTTTGGGGCTCATGGAGGACTGTAGGACTTGGGTCTCTGCTGGGGACGCGTGGGAACTCACAACAAAGATTGTGACAGCGAAGTTGTGGTGGGTGACAAGGCGGTTTCCGAGCTCGAGGACAGGGATGAGGTGGCCTGTCCCGGGGCTAGAGAGCAGTGCTGCATGTGGCTTGGAAATCTCCATGGATGTGAATGTTGAGAAgtgagaagaaaatgaaagtgcAATGGCTTTTAAGCTTTGAGAAAGTAGTGACTGAAATCAATGGAATACACAGTGACAGCTCAACATGTGCCCCAAGATGGGGAGGATTTACTGGTTATAAAGACGATCTAATTCGAATTAATGGTCTGTGATGTGAAATCTTTTTTTATAgctatatataaacaaattcaAGCGTCGCACGTAAATACTTGGCACAAAGTGTATGGTTCATGAGGTTGTTGTGGAATAAAAATCTTCAGGTCCATTTTTTAATATTCGACTCTCTGTGCccgtttggattcagcgttttCCGCTAAATCCTGAGTTGcgttttctgattttttttattttattttttccagcCACACTGTTTGATCAAATCAACTGTAAACAGTGCACTCGTACACTATTCACGgatccacaaatttcacttttcagtaactttttcattaaaaatgggtctcacgatactattcacatatttaaaaattattttgttacagtattttcagtttcaattttcagtttcagcaaaaataagctcaatccaaacggaccctctatgttctaaattttttttttagtaaactatgtcctaaa
It encodes the following:
- the LOC126732583 gene encoding anthocyanidin 3-O-glucosyltransferase 5-like, which produces MEISKPHAALLSSPGTGHLIPVLELGNRLVTHHNFAVTIFVVSSHASPAETQVLQSSMSPKLCNIIDLPPVDISGLVDPNAAVVTQIAVMMREVRPNLRSSISSMKLKPTVLIVDFFGTESLPIADEFDMLKYVYFPSNAWFVALTIYVPFLDKVVEGEYVHQKEPLKIPGCKPIRPEEVVDPMLERTNQQYFEYLRIGSETLMSDGILINTWEDLQSTTLTALRDEKFLGGIVKVPVYPVGPITRAVSGLKSDLFDWLDKQPSESVIYVSFGSGGLLSYEQMTEVAWGLELSQQRFVWVVRPPTIEAADAAFFTAGKGGDDPLSYLPDGFLRRTQSLGLMVPFWAPQVDVLNHPSIGGFLSHCGWGSTLESITNGVPMIAWPLYAEQKMNATLLTEEIGVAIRSRVLPSKKVVRREEIEKMARMIIEDNDGKNGIRGRVKELKHSAEKALSKGGSSHNAFSQLEKQCKMSMERQKATAQ